CGCGTCCTGCGAAGAGCGGATGTTGAACCGTCCCCGCATCAGCCAGGCGACCAGCCCCACCAGCACGGCGACCAACAGCACGATGATCACCAACGACAGCCAGCCGCCCCCGTTGCCGGGCGCGGCCGGGTCGGCGGCCTCCTGGAACAGCTCGTTCAGCCACTCTTCGAACCGCCGCCAGGCCCGCTCCAGCCAGGACGGCTCGTCCCGGTGGTAGATCGACTTCTCGAGCTCCCGCCGGGCCTGCTCCCGCGCCTCGTCCCGGCCGATCGGGTCCATCCTCGTCACCGCCTCGATCCGGCCCATCAGCCCGCCCCACCCCACTCGTTCGGCGGGGCGGCCCGCGGTGGCTGCGGCGCGTGCGGCGTATGGCCGGGGGGCGGGCCCCTGTGGCCGTGCTGTGCGCCGTATCCGCCGGGGAGATGAGGCCCGCCCGGAGGCTGGATCGGAGTGCCCACCGGGTAAGGCTGCGGGGGGCCTTGACCCCACGGGCCCACGGGCGGAGCGAAGGGATGAGGGGGCCGGTCCGGGAGCGGCGGATAGGCGGCCGCCCTCGGGAAGTCCACGGGACGCCAGACGTCCAGCCCATCGGCGGACTCGGCGCCGGGCAGGGCGTCCGGCCCGGCGGTGCGGCCCCGCGTCATGACGTCCAGGTCGAAGCCCTCGCGACGCATCCGGCGGTCGATGTACAGCAGGGCGATCACGCCGGCGTCGAACGGGGTGATCAGCGACCAGCTCACGATGCGGCCGAGCGTGTCGACGGCCAGAGCCCCCAGCACGGGCCCCTCGCCGGTGCCGTCCCCGAACAGGACGAGCTGCAGCACCAGGAACGGGATCCGCAGCGCCAGGAACCCCATGAAGATCGTGATCAGCAGCGCCAGCAGCAGCGTGCCGCAGGTCCGCCACCAGCGTCGACGCGACAACTGGAAGGCGCGGCTCAGCGCCCCGCGCACCGTCTGCCGTTCCAGCACCACGGCCGGCACCGCGAGGACCCACAGCACGTAGAGCCAGACCATCAGCGCCAGCCCCACCGGGAAGCCGAACAGCCCCGCCAGCACCCCGACCGCCGGCGGCCCGTCGGTGACGAGCACCAGGACGAACGGCAGCAGCGGCACCACCGCGCCCAGCAACGAGACGCCCAGCACCACGGCCGCCGTCCCCAGCAGCCGGGCGAACACCGGACGGGTGTCCCGCCACACCTGACGCAGCGGCGCGGGCCGTTCGAACAGCGTCCTGCTCAACGCGGGGCTCAACAGCCCGGCCAGCACGAGCGTCCCGTACGCCGACACCAGCAGGCCCAGCAGCGCCAGCGCGAACTGGTCGCCGACCGAGCGCATCACCGGGTCCGGGGTCAGGTCGTCTCCCGCCCGGTCGCCGAGCAGCAGGTAGCCGCCCACGCTGTTGAGCACCTGGATGACGCCGGTGATCAGGACCGACAGCCCCAGGATCGCGCGCGGGTTGCGGCGGATGCAGGCGATCGACCCGTCCAGGATCTCCGCGATGCCCAGCGGCCGGAAGGGGATGTCCCCACCGAGCAGTTCGGCCCGGTCGGGCGCGGCCTCGGCCGCCCCCGCGGTCCCTGCGGCACCGGAGGCCGGATGGGCGGCCCCGCCCACCTCCGAGCCTCCGTCGACACCCGACCGCGTCTCCGGTGCGGACGCTTCGGCGCGCGGTGATCCCGCGTTCGGCGTTCCGTCGCCGGGCCGTTCGGACGGCACGGTCGAGCCGGGTGCCGTCCATGCCCGCGGACCCGACATCTCCAAGCTCCCCGCCCCCGGGGATCCGATGCGCGGACCCCCGCCGATGACCTCGTGGGGGCCCATCCTGTCACGATCAGCCGGTCGGGATTGCCCGCTCGATCACCGACTCGTCCGCGTTCAGGTCATATCCACGAAATCCCCATCTCAGCCTCCCCCCTCGAGATCCCACCTGCAGATCACCGAACCCACGTCGCCACCGGCACGCGGCCGGGCCCCGGGACGAACTCGGCGAACATCGCATCATGCGCTCGAACTGCCACGCAGGGTACTCGCGCGCCGCCCGTGTCGCCTGGCATTCGGCGGTATTAGGTACGGCGTGACCGGAGATCGGACGTCTCCGATCCCACGCCGACGACTTCGTTCGCGACCCTTTCGTGGAGCACGACCGAAAGATCGGATTCGCCCTCCGTCGGCCGGTCCACCCGCCCAGGGTCCGACCCGGCGGGGTCCGGCCGGCCCGGCCGTTCCACCGGACGGGACGTCGGTCGTTCGACCCCCCCGGCCGGGCGACCGGCGACCGGCGCTCGGTCCGTTCCGGTCGGCGACGGAACCGGGCGCGGAGCCGTGTCGCGGGGCGCGTCCGCGGCCAGTGTCGGTCATCCATCACCGACAGGACAAATGATCACCGGGAATGTCCGCGCACGGTGCATCCGTCCCCGGCATCGTCACGCAGTGTGGTCCCGCAGACCGGGAACGCGGAGGCCCGGGCGTCGTCGGTACGGGAATCGGGCGGGTCTCGGGACAACCGCCGGTACCGTCCGGGAGTCCTGTCTTACGGGCCCCATCGCGCGCCGCCCCACCCCGCGGGGGTGACGAACGTGCTGCCGAACGGGTCATCTACGAGGTGAACGGAGGTAGCCTAACTCCCCAAGAGACGCCGAACAGGGTCATTGGAGGGCAGTCGAGCCCATCCGGTGCCTGACGAGGGCCGGTTTTCCACAGGCTGAGCTCATCGGCGGATCACCTCCTGACTACATGTAACGATGAGGGCCATGAGAGGACGCGTACTGGTCGTCGACGACGACCTCGCTCTCGCCGAGATGCTCGGCATCGTCCTGCGGGGCGAGGGCTTCGAGCCGTCGTTCGTCCACGATGGGGACAAGGCGCTCGAGGCGTTCCGGGAGACCCGGCCCGATCTCGTGCTGCTCGACCTGATGCTGCCCGGCGCGGACGGGATCGACGTGTGCCGCCAGATCCGGGCCGAGTCCGGCATCCCGATCGTGATGCTCACCGCCAAGAGCGACACGGTGGACGTGGTGCTGGGGCTCGAGTCGGGCGCCGACGACTACATCGTCAAGCCCTTCAAGCCCAAGGAGCTGGTCGCGCGGGTGCGGGCGAGACTGCGCCGCACCGACGAGCCGGCCCCCGAGACGCTGCAGATCGGCGACATCACGATCGACGTGGCGGGGCACTCGGTCAAGCGCGGCGACAAGCACATCCCGCTGACCCCGCTGGAGTTCGACCTGCTGGTGGCGCTGGCCCGCAAGCCGCGCCAGGTGTTCACCCGCGAGGTCCTGCTCGAGCAGGTCTGGGGCTATCGGCACGCCGCCGACACCCGGCTGGTGAACGTCCACGTGCAGCGGCTCCGGGCCAAGATCGAAAAGGATCCCGAGCACCCGGAGATCGTGGTCACCGTCCGCGGCGTCGGCTACAAGGCGGGTCCCGCCTAGCGCGGCCCGCCCCTGGACCCCTCCGTGACAGCGAAGACCGGCCGCGACGGCGTGGACTCCCCGCCGGCCCGGGCGCGCGGCGCCCTGGGTCCGGTGACCCGCGCCCGCGGCCGGCTCCGTCCACCCGGACCGTCCGCCCCTCGGGGCCGCGTCGGCGCTCCCCGGGTCGCGGCGGGCCTGCGCACGCACCGGCTGACCCGCGCCCGGCGGGTCACCCGACGCGGGCTCGGCGCCGGCCGACGCCTGTTCCGCCGCGTGGTGCTGCGGCTGTACGCGCGGTGGCGGCGGTCCATCCAGGTACGGGTCGTCACGTGGACGCTGCTGATCTCCGCGGTCGTCGTGGCCATCCTCGGCGTCTTCCTCATGCAGCAGATCACCACCGCCCTCCTGGAGGGCAAGGAGAAGAGCGCCCTCCTGCAACTCGACGAGGGCCTGAGCATCCTCCAGCGGGATCTGTCGCCAGGCCGCGTCCCCGGGGTCACCCTGAACGACGTCACCAAGCAGCTCACGGCCCGCAGCGGCCCCTCCGGCCTCTACGAGGTCTA
The DNA window shown above is from Thermomonospora umbrina and carries:
- a CDS encoding glycerophosphoryl diester phosphodiesterase membrane domain-containing protein, which encodes MSGPRAWTAPGSTVPSERPGDGTPNAGSPRAEASAPETRSGVDGGSEVGGAAHPASGAAGTAGAAEAAPDRAELLGGDIPFRPLGIAEILDGSIACIRRNPRAILGLSVLITGVIQVLNSVGGYLLLGDRAGDDLTPDPVMRSVGDQFALALLGLLVSAYGTLVLAGLLSPALSRTLFERPAPLRQVWRDTRPVFARLLGTAAVVLGVSLLGAVVPLLPFVLVLVTDGPPAVGVLAGLFGFPVGLALMVWLYVLWVLAVPAVVLERQTVRGALSRAFQLSRRRWWRTCGTLLLALLITIFMGFLALRIPFLVLQLVLFGDGTGEGPVLGALAVDTLGRIVSWSLITPFDAGVIALLYIDRRMRREGFDLDVMTRGRTAGPDALPGAESADGLDVWRPVDFPRAAAYPPLPDRPPHPFAPPVGPWGQGPPQPYPVGTPIQPPGGPHLPGGYGAQHGHRGPPPGHTPHAPQPPRAAPPNEWGGAG
- the mtrA gene encoding MtrAB system response regulator MtrA, whose protein sequence is MRGRVLVVDDDLALAEMLGIVLRGEGFEPSFVHDGDKALEAFRETRPDLVLLDLMLPGADGIDVCRQIRAESGIPIVMLTAKSDTVDVVLGLESGADDYIVKPFKPKELVARVRARLRRTDEPAPETLQIGDITIDVAGHSVKRGDKHIPLTPLEFDLLVALARKPRQVFTREVLLEQVWGYRHAADTRLVNVHVQRLRAKIEKDPEHPEIVVTVRGVGYKAGPA